A genomic window from Fibrobacterota bacterium includes:
- a CDS encoding dephospho-CoA kinase has translation MIDPQVQAKDIRSIGIIGAIASGKSTVSKWLAMRGWVVVDADQEVHRLYGSGQILVEPIVARFGPGILRADGAIDRVALGREVFGDPEKLKDLETITHPAARAAIQHRMEHLREAGGKAVLEMALLHRWSEMLGELDLVVGVFVPDETRIQRLMQRNSLEDADARRRVGLQDQDQLLAPAQLVLDNSADLPALYRNLEEWLGPLVG, from the coding sequence GTGATCGATCCGCAAGTGCAAGCCAAGGACATCCGCAGCATCGGGATCATCGGGGCCATCGCCTCCGGCAAGAGCACCGTCTCCAAATGGTTGGCGATGCGGGGTTGGGTGGTGGTGGACGCCGACCAGGAAGTCCATCGCCTCTACGGCTCTGGACAAATTCTGGTTGAGCCCATCGTGGCGCGGTTCGGGCCCGGCATTTTGCGCGCCGATGGGGCCATCGACCGGGTGGCGCTGGGACGCGAGGTGTTCGGCGATCCCGAGAAGCTCAAGGACCTGGAAACGATCACGCACCCGGCCGCGCGAGCGGCGATCCAGCACCGCATGGAACATCTGCGCGAAGCGGGAGGCAAGGCCGTGCTGGAAATGGCCCTTCTGCACCGCTGGAGCGAGATGCTGGGGGAGCTGGATCTGGTGGTCGGCGTGTTCGTGCCGGATGAAACGCGCATCCAGCGGTTGATGCAGCGAAACAGCCTGGAAGACGCGGACGCCCGCAGGCGGGTGGGTCTGCAGGACCAGGACCAGCTGTTGGCGCCTGCGCAGCTGGTGTTGGACAATTCCGCCGACTTGCCTGCCTTGTACCGGAACCTCGAGGAGTGGCTGGGGCCGTTGGTGGGGTAG
- a CDS encoding class I SAM-dependent methyltransferase, translating into MERPYQALSARYDEVMEHVDHAAWARYVERVWKRHRHRPANILETGAGTCRMAPHLDREGRWLVASDLSVPMLEQGAMRVSRRVGCDFRVLPFRDASFDTMLCLYDAINYCLFPTDLDKFFAEASRVLKPKGLLVADITTSTNSRRHFLESTSHEHLSGTHVVRRSWYDPEARFQHNDFHFFEPVPGGTYELRREEHVQRIWALKDFDRAAKRSGMVREGAWDDQLLSATTRCERIHLVFRRNS; encoded by the coding sequence ATGGAACGCCCGTACCAGGCGCTTTCCGCCCGGTACGACGAGGTGATGGAGCATGTGGACCACGCCGCGTGGGCGCGCTATGTGGAACGCGTGTGGAAGCGCCATCGCCATCGCCCCGCCAACATCCTGGAAACGGGCGCCGGCACCTGCCGAATGGCCCCGCACCTGGATCGCGAAGGTCGTTGGCTGGTGGCCTCCGATCTTTCCGTGCCCATGTTGGAGCAAGGCGCCATGCGGGTTTCGCGGCGTGTCGGTTGCGATTTCCGGGTGCTTCCCTTCCGGGATGCGTCCTTCGACACGATGCTTTGCCTGTACGACGCGATCAACTACTGTCTGTTTCCCACCGATCTGGACAAGTTCTTCGCGGAAGCCTCCCGGGTCCTGAAACCCAAGGGACTTCTGGTGGCCGACATCACGACCTCCACCAACTCGCGTCGGCATTTCCTGGAAAGCACCAGCCACGAACACCTGTCCGGGACCCATGTCGTGCGTCGCTCGTGGTACGATCCCGAGGCGCGTTTCCAACACAACGATTTCCATTTCTTCGAGCCCGTGCCGGGCGGCACCTACGAGTTGCGCCGCGAGGAGCACGTGCAGAGGATCTGGGCCCTGAAAGATTTCGACCGAGCCGCCAAGCGATCGGGAATGGTGCGCGAAGGCGCGTGGGACGACCAACTCCTTTCCGCCACCACCCGGTGCGAGCGCATCCATCTGGTGTTCCGGAGGAATTCGTGA
- a CDS encoding peptidylprolyl isomerase has product MILHALFVSALAAAGLPPVDGIAALVADQPILISDLSEAVRYQVGVNPALAKIAPAARCERVLDQLIEDKILFVRAKAESLEVTEAEASQRVEQKIAEMTERAGGIESFSKVLKDKAGLSLGQYRFRLAKQVREERMKEKLRDKYVAKSEPAREEVLAFYREYKDSMPMLPDQVKLSQITLKVSADSARENAAFRKAIETIERLRKGADFAALAKELSQDPGSKDLGGDIGFMKRGELDPAYEKAALALESGRYTQGPVKSRFGWHVIQLDSRRDQEFRTRHILFALLPDSKDSARAKNVADSLRRVANAGGDFAAMARTWSAEKASASFGGVLGWYPEGELQGQFRDLIAGIATGKVGDAVPTPEGLLMVRVDERLQSRKLSPEEDWTRLSQLAAQNLSNRRLMVWVERWKTMVPVDRRMKPAELAARIGL; this is encoded by the coding sequence ATGATTCTTCACGCCCTCTTCGTCTCCGCCCTCGCAGCCGCGGGTCTTCCTCCCGTGGACGGAATCGCGGCCCTGGTCGCTGACCAGCCGATTTTGATCTCCGATCTTTCCGAGGCCGTGCGCTACCAGGTCGGTGTGAATCCCGCGTTGGCCAAGATCGCTCCCGCCGCGCGTTGCGAGCGGGTGCTGGACCAGCTGATCGAAGACAAAATCCTGTTCGTGCGCGCCAAGGCGGAATCCCTGGAAGTGACCGAAGCGGAAGCCTCGCAGCGGGTGGAACAGAAAATCGCGGAAATGACCGAGCGCGCAGGCGGAATCGAGTCGTTTTCCAAGGTGCTGAAGGACAAGGCGGGTTTGAGTCTGGGTCAGTACCGGTTCCGTCTGGCCAAGCAGGTGCGCGAAGAACGCATGAAGGAAAAGCTGCGCGACAAGTACGTGGCCAAGAGCGAGCCGGCGCGCGAAGAGGTCCTGGCCTTCTATCGCGAGTACAAGGATTCCATGCCGATGCTTCCGGACCAGGTGAAGCTTTCGCAGATCACCTTGAAGGTTTCGGCGGATTCCGCTCGTGAAAACGCCGCGTTCCGCAAGGCGATCGAGACCATCGAACGTCTTCGCAAAGGCGCGGACTTCGCGGCCTTGGCCAAGGAGTTGAGCCAGGATCCGGGCTCCAAGGACCTCGGCGGCGACATCGGCTTCATGAAACGCGGCGAGCTGGACCCGGCCTACGAAAAAGCCGCGTTGGCGCTGGAATCCGGCCGTTACACCCAAGGCCCGGTGAAGTCCCGCTTCGGATGGCATGTGATCCAACTGGATTCGCGTCGCGACCAGGAATTCCGGACCAGACATATTCTGTTCGCCTTGCTTCCGGATTCCAAGGATTCGGCCCGGGCGAAAAATGTCGCCGATTCGTTGCGCCGCGTGGCCAACGCCGGTGGCGACTTCGCCGCCATGGCGCGCACCTGGAGCGCGGAGAAGGCTTCCGCATCGTTTGGCGGCGTGCTGGGCTGGTATCCGGAAGGCGAGCTCCAGGGCCAGTTCCGCGATCTGATCGCCGGCATCGCCACCGGAAAGGTGGGCGATGCGGTCCCCACGCCGGAAGGCCTGCTCATGGTGCGCGTGGATGAACGTCTCCAGTCGCGCAAGCTTTCGCCGGAAGAGGACTGGACCCGTCTCTCGCAGCTGGCGGCGCAGAATTTGTCTAACCGCCGCCTGATGGTGTGGGTGGAACGCTGGAAGACCATGGTGCCGGTGGATCGGCGCATGAAGCCCGCCGAGCTCGCCGCGCGGATCGGACTCTGA
- a CDS encoding peptidyl-prolyl cis-trans isomerase, with protein sequence MSLVVLASCAREEGVVVARVGKEVLTRDQLAAMVPVDVASKANREVYLDLARRWMRTRLLAREARRLELQDDPEVRRLIRERTEEVLAQVVTDRLLDTLPEIPESSLRGYYDAHQTEFQREEPEISFRRIKVADQASAQALLNKVTPATFVAEAQRLNPDPVEALEAQRFWRRSALPGPIAETLFELQEGEISGPIDLVGGGTGLFLLSAKVQAGSVRPFQDVSDLIRLKLSEEERKRRLDEALKQLSRLSGTEIITEALPGSDSAAPPAKETMP encoded by the coding sequence ATGTCCTTGGTCGTGCTCGCTTCTTGCGCGCGTGAAGAAGGCGTGGTGGTCGCCCGTGTGGGGAAGGAAGTCCTCACGCGGGATCAGCTCGCCGCGATGGTGCCGGTGGACGTTGCGTCCAAGGCCAACCGCGAGGTGTATTTGGATCTGGCGCGACGCTGGATGCGCACCCGTCTGTTGGCACGCGAGGCTCGCCGCCTGGAGTTGCAGGATGATCCGGAAGTGCGGCGTCTGATCCGCGAGCGCACCGAAGAGGTGCTGGCCCAGGTGGTCACGGATCGCTTGCTGGACACTCTGCCGGAAATTCCCGAGTCGAGCTTGCGCGGCTATTACGACGCGCACCAGACGGAGTTCCAGCGCGAGGAGCCGGAAATTTCCTTCCGGCGCATCAAGGTGGCCGACCAAGCCTCCGCCCAAGCCCTTTTGAACAAGGTGACGCCGGCCACCTTCGTGGCCGAAGCCCAGCGATTGAACCCGGACCCTGTGGAAGCCCTGGAAGCCCAGCGTTTCTGGCGGCGTTCCGCCTTGCCCGGACCCATCGCCGAGACGTTGTTCGAACTCCAGGAAGGCGAGATCAGCGGTCCCATCGATCTGGTTGGCGGAGGAACCGGATTGTTCCTGCTTTCCGCCAAGGTCCAGGCAGGATCTGTCCGGCCTTTCCAGGACGTATCCGATTTGATCCGACTCAAGCTTTCCGAAGAAGAGCGCAAGCGTCGATTGGACGAAGCGCTCAAGCAGCTTTCCCGCCTCTCGGGAACGGAGATCATCACCGAGGCGTTGCCGGGATCCGATTCCGCCGCGCCTCCAGCCAAAGAAACCATGCCATGA
- the hemH gene encoding ferrochelatase, with protein sequence MPPTGLLLSNLGSPREPTVTAVRAYLRQFLTDSRVIDIPWLWRQLLVRGVIAPFRAPRSAHAYGKVWTPQGSPLMVHSRALAVSVQSRLGATWKVALGMRYGEPSLGFGLDELLAAGCERIVVLPLYPQFAEATTGSTVAELRRVLAKRPVGVRIELAPPFFRSTGFIESVAQEIRPLLSSDSHLLLSYHGLPERQIHKADSSGQCLSNGCCDDPASAERGCYKAQCRATSKALAQNLGLSGDQWTESFQSRLGRIPWIGPSTEETVRRLAQEGVRHLVVATPSFVSDCLETLEEVGIGLRSTFLAAGGQRFSLASCPNASDRWVQEVSDMAAFLSYPPL encoded by the coding sequence ATGCCCCCTACAGGCCTGCTCCTTTCCAATCTGGGTTCGCCCCGGGAACCGACCGTTACCGCGGTTCGCGCCTATTTGCGTCAATTTTTGACTGATTCTCGCGTGATCGACATTCCCTGGCTTTGGCGCCAATTGCTGGTCCGCGGGGTGATCGCCCCGTTTCGCGCTCCACGCAGCGCCCATGCCTATGGCAAGGTCTGGACGCCACAGGGGTCTCCCTTGATGGTCCACTCGCGCGCCCTGGCCGTATCGGTGCAGAGCCGACTGGGCGCGACTTGGAAGGTGGCGTTGGGGATGCGCTACGGCGAGCCTTCGTTGGGATTCGGGCTTGATGAGCTGCTTGCGGCCGGATGCGAGCGGATCGTGGTGTTGCCCTTGTACCCGCAATTCGCCGAGGCCACCACGGGATCGACTGTCGCGGAACTCAGGCGAGTCCTGGCGAAGCGGCCGGTTGGTGTGCGCATCGAGCTGGCGCCGCCCTTCTTCCGATCCACCGGATTCATCGAGTCGGTGGCCCAGGAAATCCGACCGTTGCTTTCCTCCGACTCGCACCTTCTGCTTTCCTACCACGGGCTTCCCGAGCGCCAGATCCACAAGGCGGATTCGTCCGGCCAATGCTTGAGCAACGGCTGCTGCGATGATCCCGCCAGCGCCGAGCGCGGTTGCTACAAGGCGCAATGCCGGGCCACCTCGAAGGCCTTGGCGCAAAATCTGGGGCTTTCCGGCGACCAATGGACGGAATCGTTCCAGTCGCGCTTGGGCCGGATCCCGTGGATTGGGCCTTCCACCGAAGAAACCGTCCGTCGACTCGCCCAGGAGGGAGTCCGGCACCTGGTGGTGGCGACGCCATCGTTTGTCTCCGACTGTTTGGAGACCTTGGAAGAGGTCGGGATAGGCCTGCGGTCCACCTTTTTGGCCGCTGGTGGACAGCGGTTTTCCCTGGCGTCCTGCCCGAACGCATCGGATCGGTGGGTGCAGGAAGTGTCGGACATGGCCGCTTTCCTATCTTACCCGCCACTATGA